A genome region from Geodermatophilus bullaregiensis includes the following:
- the rlmB gene encoding 23S rRNA (guanosine(2251)-2'-O)-methyltransferase RlmB has product MGADPLMAGNSQRRGRTSGAGKKTATAGTGGKNRRSLAGRGATPPAEKRTGHPAQRRAQADARRRAERDRSRQRADEAPELLLGRNPVVEALRAQIPATALYVVTGDSRAATDERITEAVQLAADRGLPLLEVGKGEFDRMSDGALHQGIGLQVPPYEYAHPDDLLDVARDSGRPPLVVAMDGVTDPRNLGAVVRSAAAFDAHGVVVPQRRAVGMTASAWRTSAGAAARLRVARAVNLARALASYRDAGLVTVGLAGDGETDLHDFDGFADPLALVVGAEGTGLSRLVRERCDVVLRIPIARDTESLNVSVAAGIALYAAAAARR; this is encoded by the coding sequence ATGGGAGCTGACCCGCTGATGGCCGGCAACAGCCAGCGCCGCGGCCGCACGAGCGGTGCCGGCAAGAAGACGGCCACCGCCGGCACCGGCGGCAAGAACCGCCGGTCCCTGGCCGGGCGCGGAGCCACCCCGCCCGCCGAGAAGCGCACCGGGCACCCCGCCCAGCGGCGGGCCCAGGCCGACGCCCGCCGCCGGGCCGAGCGCGACCGCAGCCGTCAGCGCGCCGACGAGGCGCCCGAGCTGCTGCTGGGCCGCAACCCGGTCGTCGAGGCCCTCCGCGCGCAGATCCCGGCGACCGCGCTCTACGTCGTCACCGGCGACAGCCGGGCGGCGACCGACGAGCGGATCACCGAGGCGGTCCAGCTGGCCGCCGACCGCGGCCTGCCGCTGCTCGAGGTCGGCAAGGGCGAGTTCGACCGGATGTCCGACGGCGCGCTGCACCAGGGCATCGGCCTGCAGGTGCCGCCCTACGAGTACGCGCACCCCGACGACCTGCTCGACGTCGCCCGGGACTCCGGCCGCCCGCCGCTGGTGGTGGCCATGGACGGCGTCACCGACCCGCGCAACCTCGGTGCCGTCGTCCGCTCGGCGGCCGCGTTCGACGCGCACGGCGTCGTCGTCCCGCAGCGGCGCGCGGTCGGCATGACCGCCTCGGCCTGGCGCACCAGCGCGGGTGCGGCGGCCCGGCTGCGGGTGGCCCGCGCGGTCAACCTGGCCCGCGCGCTGGCCTCCTACCGGGACGCCGGCCTGGTGACCGTGGGCCTGGCCGGCGACGGCGAGACGGACCTGCACGACTTCGACGGCTTCGCCGACCCGCTCGCCCTCGTGGTGGGCGCCGAGGGGACGGGCCTGTCCCGGCTGGTCCGCGAGCGCTGCGACGTCGTCCTGCGCATCCCGATCGCCCGCGACACCGAGTCGCTCAACGTCAGCGTCGCCGCCGGCATCGCCCTCTACGCCGCGGCAGCGGCTCGCCGCTGA